A window from Acipenser ruthenus chromosome 36, fAciRut3.2 maternal haplotype, whole genome shotgun sequence encodes these proteins:
- the LOC117401957 gene encoding cyclin-dependent kinase 4 inhibitor D, translating to MLVEAQAGNRLTTAAAKGDLTELKTLLRGKEVHPDTANEFGKTALQVMMFGNCSVARELLKHGASANVQDGLGISPAHDAARTGFVDTLRVLVEYGASVNTADSFGALPVHIAVSEGHVEVVRFLAPRSDLRQTDKRGESPLDRARASNHSGIVEILERQLESDQNSSQQ from the exons ATGTTGGTCGAGGCACAAGCCGGTAACCGGTTGACTACAGCGGCAGCAAAAGGTGACCTAACCGAACTGAAAACTCTGCTACGCGGGAAAGAAGTCCACCCAGACACCGCGAATGAATTCGGGAAGACGGCGCTGCAG GTCATGATGTTTGGAAACTGCAGTGTAGCCCGTGAGCTTTTAAAACACGGCGCCAGCGCCAACGTCCAGGACGGGCTGGGTATCTCCCCGGCTCACGACGCGGCGAGAACCGGCTTCGTGGACACCCTGCGGGTCCTGGTGGAGTACGGGGCCAGCGTTAACACCGCAGACAGCTTCGGCGCCCTCCCCGTCCACATTGCCGTCAGCGAGGGCCACGTCGAGGTGGTGCGCTTCCTGGCCCCCAGATCCGACCTGCGGCAAACCGACAAGCGCGGAGAATCGCCTCTGGACCGGGCCAGGGCTTCGAACCACTCCGGTATCGTGGAAATCCTGGAACGGCAACTGGAATCCGACCAGAACTCGAGTCAACAGTGA
- the LOC117966838 gene encoding AP-1 complex subunit mu-2-like — protein MSASAVFILDMKGKVLISRNYKGDVDTTEIDHFLPLLTQQEEEGLTCPLLSRGKVHFLWIKHSNLYLVALTMKNSNASLVYSFLYKLVEVFTEYFKELEEESIQDNFVVVYELLDELMDFGFPQTTDSQILQEYITQEGNKLEVTKLRVPNTVTNAVSWRSEGIKYKKNEVFIDVIESVNLLVNANGNVLSSDIVGSVKLKVMLSGMPELRLGLNDRVLFGLTGRDKGKSVVMEDVKFHQCVRLSRFENDRTISFIPPDGDSELMSYRINTHVKPLIWIESVIEKFSHSRVEIMVKAKGQFKKQSVANSVQISVPVPSDVDSPRFKTSVGSAKYVPEKNVVIWTIKSFPGGKEFLMRAHFGLPSVDKDELEGRPPITVKFEIPYFTVSGIQVRYMKIIEKSGYQALPWVRYITQSGDYQLRTNS, from the exons ATGTCTGCTTCCGCGGTGTTCATTTTGGATATGAAAGGAAAG gTGCTGATCAGTCGGAACTACAAAGGTGACGTCGACACGACGGAGATTGACCACTTCCTGCCTCTGCTGACGCAACAGGAAGAGGAGGGGCTAACCTGCCCGCTCCTCTCGCGTGGGAAAGTGCACTTCCTGTGGATCAAGCACAGTAATCTGTACT TGGTGGCTCTCACCATGAAGAACTCCAACGCCTCCCTGGTTTACTCCTTCCTTTACAAGCTAGTCGAG GTCTTCACCGAGTATTTCaaggagctggaggaggagagcaTCCAGGATAACTTCGTGGTGGTTTATGAGCTGCTGGACGAGCTCATGGACTTCGGCTTTCCCCAGACGACCGACAGCCAAATCCTGCAGGA GTACATCACTCAGGAAGGGAACAAGCTGGAGGTCACCAAGCTGCGTGTGCCCAACACTGTGACCAACGCCGTGTCCTGGCGCTCCGAGGGCATAAAATACAAGAAGAACGAGGTCTTCATCGACGTCATTGAGTCCGTCAACCTGCTG GTGAACGCCAACGGGAACGTGCTGAGCAGTGACATCGTGGGCAGCGTCAAGCTGAAAGTGATGCTGTCGGGGATGCCGGAGCTCAGACTGGGTCTCAATGACCGGGTCCTCTTCGGGCTCACCGGCC GAGACAAAGGCAAGTCGGTGGTGATGGAAGACGTCAAGTTCCACCAGTGTGTGCGACTGTCCCGTTTCGAGAACGACCGCACCATCTCCTTCATCCCTCCCGACGGAGACTCCGAACTCATGTCCTACCGCATCAACACCCAC GTAAAACCGTTGATCTGGATCGAGTCTGTGATTGAGAAATTCTCCCACAGCCGAGTTGAAATCATGGTGAAG GCGAAGGGTCAATTTAAGAAGCAGTCGGTCGCCAACAGTGTTCAGATCTCGGTGCCCGTTCCCAGCGACGTCGACTCGCCGCGGTTCAAAACCAGCGTGGGCAGCGCCAAGTACGTGCCGGAGAAGAACGTGGTGATCTGGACCATCAAGTCATTCCCA GGTGGGAAGGAGTTTCTCATGAGAGCTCACTTCGGACTGCCCAGCGTGGACAAAGACGAGCTGGAGGGGAGACCGCCCATCACCGTGAAGTTTGAAATCCCCTACTTCACTGTGTCTGGGATCCAG GTGCGATACATGAAGATCATAGAGAAGAGTGGCTACCAGGCTTTGCCCTGGGTCAGGTACATCACTCAGAGTGGAG ATTACCAGTTGAGAACAAACTCCTAG